Part of the Lycium ferocissimum isolate CSIRO_LF1 chromosome 6, AGI_CSIRO_Lferr_CH_V1, whole genome shotgun sequence genome, atatCTATGAATCAGTCCCTATATATTACATCTACAAGTCAATAGTAATAGAAAAGTATTAAACGCGTTGGGTAGGTGGAAAATCGAATGCGATATTAAGAAAAGGACAATTTTTGGTAGGTCATTGAGATCCACGCTAGGAGTATGTTTCATTATTTTGTAACGCATCTTGTCGTAACGTTACTTTTATGAGTAGACTCGATGATCATAACGCAAGGAAAAAACTTTGTAACCTCCGTGTTTGAATTTTTAACCTAAATAATATATTATTTCAAACAATTAACAAGAAtaatacaatatttttaaaatttacaaaaatagaataaacatAGTTGTGTGTAACGTTTTaggtaatattttattaaaaaaatttaacagaAAAGGTTAGGGTGAACGGAATAACGAAAACATAAAACGTCATTGTGAGTAAAATTTTACAAGTATTTCGTTACCGGGAGTTACGACTCTCTAATTCTATTAATTACACTGCTAAAGTAAAACTTGTGGGTCCAACTGATTTTCATTTCTCTCACTCCTTTTTTCTGtgcttcttttcttatttttttctcctatttctctctcttttatttctttctaacAAACTACACCAAAAATGATACATAACGAAAGAAATTCGCACAATTAAAGTGGAGATTTAAGTTCCATAGAAGTCCCTTACTCGTTTTCCTTTTCCTAGCCACACCttaattcttatttactttttcaactgaaaaaaaaaatgtttatttaatACACATACTTGTGTCACTAaagtttatttaattaaattttattttcattttttgaaatatctATCTCTTTGTAACTAATAATACTTTTACAATCGAAGATGATATTTAAAATTGCattgtaattatattatgaTAAACAAATATCTTTGCATACTTTTTCGAAATATGTAAGGACCAATGCACTTTGGCCACAAGGAACAAAAGTCATAGAAAGAGCAGATCAATCAAATTTCACAACGGAATAAattttacttatgtttatttaaattgagtggtcttcaattttatcttttatcttAGGAAATTGAGTAACTATAATATGCATTGTAGTATAGGAGATTTCTCACCTTTGtaagaaaattaagaaaataagcaTAGAAGAAATGTGTGAgagaaatgaaaatcatcttcGACCCACAAATCGTACTTTAGCAGAGAGTAATTAATAAAATCAGAGAGTCGTAACTCCCAGTTACGAAATACTTGTAAAACATTACTCACAGTTACATTTTATATTTTCGTTATTCCGTCTGTCCTAACTTTTTTCcgttaaaatattttaataaaatattacctAAAACGTTATTCACAACTACgtttattctatttttgtaaatttcaaaagtattgtattattcttgttaattattttaaataatgtATTATCTTGATCAAAAATTCCTCCGTGTTTTTACTAAATGAGTAAATGCAAGATGCGTGTATAATTAAGTCCAGCCTCGGTTACTATTTGGCTGGCAAGATGGTTAAGATAAATATTCTATCCGTTTCATTGTACCCCTATACTAAACTAGGagtatattttcttcttttttacttctttattttAACATGGCTTATTCGTTTTCGTTATTTTTATTTGCATCTTTGTTTTGAATTATTTGTccttatctgaccttttttgtcatgctttctcttgagccgaaggtctttcggaaacaacctctctatctccCAAGGTACGGGCAAagtctgcatacactctaccctcccaaatcccacgttgtgggatttcactgggtatattgttgttgttgtacttatTTATTTTAGCAAATCAAGAGAGTTCTACTATTTTTTCTCCATACTACCCTTAGTATTAATAACTACATAGAGTACTAATAATCAATTTAGAGTTCGAAAGCATCATTGATATTTGATAAGGCTAGTTtagtaaaatataaaatacacccctaataaaaaaaaattaaggagtGTGCCAAGTCAACATGTGTCATGTAAAATGAAATGGGGGAGTAATTATtcatttgaaccattaaatacgCGTCGAATAACATATTacttaaaaatgaattaaatatgaatattatccATTAATCAAATTGAAaaatggatatccatattataaaTATTCATTTGTTTgcttcttatttttcatgagttcTTGCTTACTGTGAGTCGTTTATTTTGGCTTTTAGCTTGTGTTCCAATTGACTATTTCTGAAAcaatggaaatattgatatttttctGTTAGCCCATCTTTATCTGTGTTAAATATGGGTGgtaacttacacaaatagctacctttttaTAGGTTCTAACAATTTATAGCTACAAGTTGCAAAATTACAATTCGTAACTGCTTTTATTGTATTTCTGGTCATTTTCGCGTTTTcgaaatacaatgaaatataatgaaatacaacgaaatacaaaatcgTTGTTGAGTAAAAAACGGCTGTATTTAAGGAAATAAATATCTTCGCATTTTCGAAATACAAAATCATTGTTGAATAAAAAACGGTTGTATTTAAGGAAATAAATATCTTCTATGAGGTTCCATAACATTACTGAAATATACGGAAATTAGATAAAACACAGTGAAATACACATAATCAATGgcaaagaaaattaaatataaacaGAAATACACagaaatatattgaaatacaCATAGTCAATGGCAAAaataatacactgaaatatattgaaaattaaatatattgttTGCTAATACAcagaaatacactgaaatatactgaaacattttatcaaacacttggtgggcataaagctctacaactctcatcaatggtATTTCTACACCAACAACCTATTCTCTTGCTCCTAGATGATGGTACAATATCATATTGGTATAATCAATACTATTCTTCATCACTCATAAGATAAACAATACCACATGATCAACAAACataagaaggattttcctcttcTTTCGGCCCATCCATAGAGATTTAGCAAACGAATTGTTATGAATGTAATCACCTGAATCTCCATTAACAGAACTGATAAGCTGCAGGATAACCTTATACCCAAAAATATCATAAACTTGTCGTCGAACCACTTCAGATGGAACAAGCTCTAAAGCTCTCTTTTTGATAAGGACAACAGTGCCATTGATCTTTTTGTTTTCAAGTTTACTAGTTGATGCCATTAATTAACTCTTTGTATATGAAGTCATATTTTTGGAAATCAATTTTAATTATGATttgaaaaaatggaagaaaaaatggAACAATTACCATGTATTTAGGGAGAGAGAGTATATTTAGGGAGAGAGACAGTAATGCGGCGTGTATTTAGGGATTATGGGGCAGCAcagttaattaaaaaaagtgggtagctatgaaatgtaaattttgaataatatagctactaaatttaaatattaaaaaaggtaGTTACTATTCATAATTAAGTCTTAGGGATAGCTATGGcaagtaaattttcctttttgtttacTCCATTTTTTATCTGTGCATATACGATCACATTTGACCCGCCCGTTTGCAACTTGTAGTTCCTACTATTAGTCTGTTATACTCCTTTTAACCAAATACTAATTTTCATTCAAGTGTGTTGTACATGCATTCCAcgtgttacaccccgaaaaatttcgcattaccaagactgtagacggcttagtatgagctcaaggaagagtaaagttatacaaggattaaggatgaagattatattatatgagtataataataacatatatataacatttggAGACTGTATGGTGTAAATCAgttaatacgttacttgatgaataaccctcgtaaccgtaagttaaggtgggacccacatgtcggggtttaataaaggacatatgaaaagttatatgaatagtacatggaaagctgagcaagtcttaagaaggacccttaagccaaatatgggcacaagccctccaaaaggatgatttaaggatacgttttcggccGATCTGAATTAAAGAGGCCAAAGCGCCATTATCATTTTGGAATTtagaaaaacaccaaaaatgaaagttgtagataattgaaatagatttccaaccattggtcgtgggccctcatacgaTAACGGGATCAAATGTTATGAacattttaagacagactgtCAGAGGAGAGGAATTtgctctgcgcgaacgcgccccaaGGTGGCGCGATCGTgctgagcaaattttaagtcggtccaggcaaACCCTGGACCGTTAAAAAAAGGGGCCTACCCCTTATTTCATCAGCCAAAACACCCCAAACTCTCTCCAAAAATCTGGAGAATTCTCCCCAATTCCCAACACCAAATTTTAAGCctaaaccaggtataattcccgaatttcgATCCAGATAGCGTACAGTTGCGATTACAAAATCGTATAGCAACGCGTTTGGCTCAGTTCAAGGTGGAAAAAAGTGGAGATATAGCAATATTAtcgggagaaaggtatgaatctcttattattaatgttaatcttggtttatttacggagatagaacTGTTAAATAGCCGTATCataattttgttggtggaaatatgggataaacaccatatgggatgtttatggagtattttggtattgagaatattatggttgatattggtattgttgttgttgttgttggttgttgaattgagattccgggctaggcatataaacaggggagatgctgcccgattttcggcagaatatagaatagtttaatttgaaggcttagctCAAGTATGCGACAATGcgtctaacgatagtgtgaatcctctcgaatgtagatttacgagcttggacggataagcgtagctaataggaggtcgaacaggtatgttaaggctcgtccctttctttcaaaagacaTGATTCTTATATTATTGTCTTtcttatatttccatgaccttcttacatcccaagaGTTGAAAGCTCTAGATTATTAAGAGCTCcgtatgagatagagatgagatgtgttttatgataataatgatgatgatgactctatttctaaagattccaaagtttataaattgacgctttatgagatttatgatcttattttatgtttcccttgatgttattcattattgataCTCTCAtctcataatgctagttccttcaaggtgagacatgacgatcatgatgttccataatacaatcggaggttaccgaccttacgtcactccgataaagttgcagtttttacttgagctcctatgcatgcttcatgttaggtatatgatgatgattacaccgtgcctagatagccgggcagcaccgctaaggcgggcggcttatagGTAATGATgatacaccgtgcctagatggccgggtagcaccgctaaggcgggcggcttattacaccgtgtctatatggcacgggcagcaccactagtgggcggcgtgagatgattatcccggacgcgggataatgatgttattgattcagacagtttatgtgtgatatgttctaaaggtaaaagtgagcatgcatgattccgcctcaagaggcaagcagttacaattatcctttcttcttatgctttctatacttcgttattatgttatcatatatgctttacatacttagtacattgttagtactgacgtccattcttttatggacgctgtgttcatgcccacaagtagacagggagacggtgcagatccttAGGAGTCATACCAGCatacacaggagcactccactacccCGGAGTTGCCACTGttagtatatttttcttttgcgtacatatttgggcatggcggggtcttgtcccgtccttatgatctcagtactctagtaaaggctcgtagatacttatgtgtgggtaatagatgTTATGAGACTTCTTTAGCCTATACCTTATATATCATTTTGGagccttatgggcctatgtATGCACACATGCTTTGGGAGATATTTGgagattgtttcatgataagtcTGGTGTTGAGAATGATGTACGTTCAGGCTGAGTATGATAGACAGCATGACAAGTGGTGCTCgatagttagctccgggtacccgtcatggcccactaatTGAGTCTTGACACCACGTCAATCAATAGTAAAATTGTAATTGACGTAGTTCAACTCTCATTCAAATGACAAACTTAATGTTATTAAATATAACAAAGAAATAGTATAGTATGTAATTATAGATAGTTTATTCTATGAGATAATAATATGTTATGTGATTGCATCTCACCTATTATCTCTTTTACCTTTTTAGTTTCTCACCAAGTATTCCACATTCACGCATTGAAACCCGACTAATTCAGATTATCGTCGTGTAAGACCCTTTACTTGGGCAAGTTCTCCCCATATAAAAGGTGATCGCCTAGCGAGAAAGGTTGTTTTACTAAGTAAGATAAGGAAAGAAACAAAGGTGTAGCAACTGCGCAAAAGTTGTTGTTGCAAATCGATTGTTACTAACCGCAAAGACTGAATTTGCTTGCAAATAGACTGTTACTAACCACAATTTTCGGATtggttttaagaaaaaaataagagttCAAAAGTGCAGGTTTTTAAGAGCAAAAACTGCATATTTTCAAGAAGTGGAAAATCAGTTGCAATTTGCATGATTggccttattcgggggtggtctttaatttttggccctcatattgcccgtctttaatttttgtccttcgcctaaaatatcacgaggttttgggttcgaaatccggtttagtaaaaaaaaaaatcgcaaggcagagtttcgtagcaaaattatgCATATTCGagcaaaagttaggcctcaaAAGGCCtaaattttgtaaaattccagcagagtaaaaaaaaaaaaaaaattctggcTTGCAAAATTTCGCAAGACAAATCTTTGCCGTAATGCAGAATTTGCCTTAAAATtccgccttataaggcagaccttaaggcagaatcttaaggcaaactctgccataaggcagacttttaaGGTAAATTCTACCTTATAAGGCATAATTTTTGCGAAGCCTtgccttgcaaatttttttttttttttttttttttactgaacaGGGATTCGAATCCAAAATCTCgggatattttcggccactttttaagcgaaggacaaaaattaaaaaccaacgcCTTTGAActgcaatccgtgcaaaaaaaatgaaatcagtTTAAGGTCTCTATTGGATTTTAGTCTCAAAGGTCTAACAATTTGAGTAAGCCTCTAAgaaacaatttctttttttttttttgttgcgcGACATGGCCTCCAAAAGgactggtatttaatttttggccctcaaatttgtgatctttaatttttatccttcgcttAAAGCCCTTTGGTTtagggttcgaatccccgctcagtaaaacaaaaaaaacaaaaaaaatactcaAGGCATAAGGTgggattcgcaaggcataagttggattaaggcataagttgagttttaaactctgccttaaggcaaaaaaaaaaaaatattactttgctattaattttgcaaacctctgccttaaggcctaattttgggtaaaagtttgccttaagacaaacctctgccttaaggcataagttggggtCCAACTTATGTTTtgcgaatcccaacttatgtcttgcgatttttttttttactgagcctgGGTTCGAATACAGGACCTCGGGGTATTAagcgaaggtcaaaaattaaagattatcaatttgagggacaaaaattaaagaccactccaaaAGTTGTTGTTGCAAATCGATTGCCCATTTGCTTGTAGGAATTTCGGATTGGCAGGGCGCGGCataattgcccttcttttggggtggtctttaaattttgcccctcaaatttggaatctttaaattttgcccttcgtaGGCCGAGCAAAAACCCTAAATGGGTTCTAGGTTCGAACTCCCGCacgatcaaaattttaaaaaaaattcgcaaggcataagtttaaatttcgctatgtcccgcaatccgtgcaaaaaaaatcagcttttaagGTCTCTATTGGATTTTAGTCTCAAAGGGAATTAccaaagtttctttttttttttttgctgcgCGACATGGCCTCCAAAAGGACTGGGaccccgacatacttatgccttaatggcgcaagaaacaaaaaacaaaaaaaatactcaACTTGGCATAAGTATTAAGGCGGGTTTTAAACTTCGGCATAACTTTTGTAATTCCTTCATAAGTTTATGCCGGGttcggcataaaagtttgcccattaaaagtttgcccataagtatgcccccaccggcataaacttgttaaggaattaccaaagttatgcggaccaagatacttatgccaagtcatacgcccataaggcatgagtatgccgggtccggcataaatttgataattccttaacaagtgtatgccgggtccggcatacacgcgacccaaaccttgccttgcaatttttttttttttaatttttgcttgagcgggggttcgaactcagaacctcatgatttctgcgtgaacgctcagggtttcaatgcgaagggcaaaaattaaagaccagcaatatgaggggcataatttaaagaccacaaatataaggggcaaaatttaaagaccaccccaaaagaagggcaatccgcgcagaAAAATGATTTCAGAAGCCATTATTTGGGCTCAATCTACCAGTCCAGCGAAATGGGCCACTGCTCCAACCCATTTGtgcaaaaacatttttttgcatgaaattctgtcttgcaatttatttttttttgactgaaccggagttcgaacccagaacatCAGAATATTTTAcgcgaaggaaaaaaattgaaaccagcaatttgagggccaaaaattaaagaccaccccgagtaaggacaatcgtgcaaattgcccgttCAAAAACAAAATgcagaatcttacctttttaaTAACAATTTAAAGATACAAATTGATGAGTTCTTCTAGTAATAGGATCATTACAATATTACTAGagccaggggcggagctacCTAGTCCCGAGGGGTGTCGAGCGACACCCCTTTGCTGGAAAATTACGTTGTATAGGTATGTGAAATTCTggttttatacatatatgtactaCTATTGACACCTCTTGTAATAAGTTGAGAGCTTAGCCGAGCGGTTAAGGGGTGTCAATGGTCCAGGCTAACAAGGTTGCGTGTTCGATCCCAGTTCGCGacatgcttattttttttttacttcagtCATTGgcctttctttaaaaaaaaaaaataataataactgaGCTGAAACGACAACGTAgactatatttttaaaataaaaaacgtGACTACTAAGAGTCAGTAAGGGATTAAACAAATCCCCAAGTTCTGCTCATGCTTACACCTCTCTTCCATCAATCGCTCGTCGTCGTCATGGCAACGGTAAGTTAGTCTTCACCCTTTATTTCTTgttgtctttttctttctcctctcttcaaattttccttttctttttgacgttatttttgttttgcactaattaatttccatggtgAGTGATGTTGTAATGGGTTAAAAAAGCTTAATTTAATGTCTTTGTACTAGTGTACTACAAAGTGGATTTCCGTTTCTCTTTTGTTAATctgaaacccaaaaaaaaaaaaaaaaacattcattCAATCTTAGTTTCTTACTCTTGTTTGGTTTAGATTTGGATTATCTTGCCAATTGCCATCCAAATTTATAGGCCCAGCATTGACTAGTTTTGTGGTCAGTTTATTTTGATTTGAACGCATTTGATTTGTGCCATAGGTGTTAATCGGCATTGTGGTTTTATTCAATCTTGTGCAATATcctttttggtttggtttatttCTCTGAAAGTATTGTGGTGCTATTTGATATTACCTTTTGAGTGATGAAGCCTGAAGGGTGTGGCTGTTTTAGTTGATTATTGCTATATTGCTACTTTTCTACTTCTAACTAATTTTTATTCTATAATTCAGTCTCCAAACTCGCTGAAGAAGTATTTTTCCAAAGTACCAAAATCAAATTTGTCCTCTCATAATCAACCTAATCGAGAAGAAAATGTCAATCAATCGGAAGTACCATTGCATTCTTCTCAAAGACAAGAAACTGATTTAGAGAATGCTACCATTGCATTCGTCTCAAAGACAAGAAATTGATTTAGATTCTTTAGAGTACGATCCGGCGAAAAGAACTCAAATCTTGGACCATCATCCAAACGATCGTGATGTAATTAGGAGAGCATACATTCGACAAGGTCCTTGTCAACCTGAGAATCATATCTTTCCTTCAACAGATTTTTATGGAGATATGCGCCGTTTTAATCCTAAATGGTTTCGGGAATATCGATTGGTTGGAGTATAGCGTAAGTAACGATGCAACATATTGTTTGTATTGTTATTTATTTAAAGATAGTAGCATTCATCAAGGTGGAGGTGATGTATTTTCGACCATTGGGTTTAAGAGTtggaataaaaagaaaagtttgtGGATACACGTTGGTAAGCCAAATAGCATTCATAATCAggcaaaaaaaaagagttgaagaTCTAAGTCGACAACAACAGTCTATTATATCTGCATTTGGGAGGGAGCAATATGATCAATTTAAGCATGAGTACTGGCTTCGCTTAACTGCTTCAATTGATGTAGTAAGACTTCTTGTGAATCAAGGATTTGCATTTCGGGGTCATGATGAGTCTAAATCATCACTTAATAGGggtaattttcttgaaattctctCATGGTATGCGAAACACTGTGATAAAATTCATGATTATGTATTGGAACATGCCCCTCAGAATGACCGAATGACCTCTCCAATGATTCAAAAAGATATTGTGACTGCATGTAAGATAGAGACCATCAAAGCTATCATTGAGGAATTAAATGGTGACTACTTTGCCTGATTAGTTGATGAATCTTTTGATGTGTCACGTAAGGAGAAAATGGCTGTTGTTTTACGATATGTTGATCGAAAGGGATTTGTGATGGAGCGATTGATTGATATTGTACATGTTCAAGATACTAGTGCTTTATCTCTAAAGAGTGCAATTGTCAATTTactttctcaaaattcattGAGTCTATCTTATGTGCGCGGGCAATGTTACGATGGGGCAAGCAATATGCAAGGTGAGATAAAAGGCCTTAAAAAGTTGATTAGGCAAGAAAGTTTCTCAGCACATTCTATTCATTGTTTTGCTCATCAACTTCAACTAACTCTTGTTGCGGTTTCTAAAAAATGTATTCAAGTGGGGGAACTTGTATTATTAGTTTCAAATGTTTGGAATGTGTTGGGAGCTTCTTTTAAGCGTATGGATGAATTTCGAGAAtctcaaaaagaaagaattcaaGAGGCATTAGATATGGGTGAACTTACAACAGGTAGAGGCTTGTATCAAGAACTTGGTCTTATAAGAGCTGGTGATATTCGTTGGGGATCTCACTACAAATCCTTTTGTAATTTTATTCTTATGTTTGGCTCTATTATTTATGTTCTTGATGCACTTGTTGTTGATGCATGTTCTCCAGATGAAAGTGCTAAGGCAACAGGATATCTTGAAGCTTGTCAAACATTTAAGATTGCTTTTATGTTGCATTTGATGAGAGATATCTTAGGAATCACAGATGAGCTTAATAAATCATTACAAAAGAAAGAACAGGATATTGCAAATGCTATGCTGCTCGTTGAAGTAGCAAAGAGAAGGTTGCAATCGTTGAGGGAGGATGCCTAGGATGAGCTTATTGATAAGGTATCGACATTTTGTATCAAGTATAACATTTTGATACCTAATTTTGATGAGCCTTATGTTAACTCTGGAAGATCACGGCGTAAACCTGCTGATCATACGGTCTTACATCATTAtcgttatgatgtgttctatAAAATTATTGATTGGCAACTTCAAGAACTCAATGATCGTTTTAATGAGGTGACTACTGATTTGCTTCATGGAGTTGCTTGTTTGAATCCAGTCGACTCATTTTCTagttttaacatcaagaagataATGAGAATGGCCGAATTATATCCTGATGATTTTGATGAATTTAGTAGGGGTGCTCTTGAGAATCAGCTTGCGACATACATTATTGATGTCCGTGATATTGATGAAAGGTTCGCCAATCTGAATGGACTTTGTGATCTCTCAAGAAAACTAGTTCAAACGAAGAAGCACTTAAACTTTCCTCTTGTATTCCGCTTAGTGAAATTTTCTTTGCTTCTACCAGTTGCCACTGCATCCGTTGAAAGACGTTTTTGGCAATGAAGTTTATTAAGAATGACCTGCGGAATCGGATGAATGACGGACTTTTGAGCGGCTGCTTAGTTCCTTATGTAGAAAAAGatgtatttattaatatttctaATGATGCTATTGTAAAAACATTTCAAGAGATGAAACCTCATTGAGTACAGTTGCGATAATGCAATTACATTCTGCTTTCATTAacataatttattttgttgGCTTTTTCGCGTgtttacttatttatattttgacaccccttaataaaattcctggctccgccactgactAGAGCATGTAGAGTTCCCTATTATATCACTACACGTTGCACGTGAGAAGTATGCTACAGTTTCAACACTATCAATACATCATTACGAGAGCGTGCAAAATTTTCCAGTCATATCACCGATACTTAGAGAGTAAGAAATATGCTTTAGTCTAATACTTTTCTTATAGCTagataataaaaatcaaaagacCAAAGAATAGGAAAACAACAAACTAAATCGGTAACACCTACGCGTCATAGTTCAAGGACAGTGGATGACCATTGGATTTTCCGTTGCCCATTCTTTATTACTCTATATCTAATTCAGTATGACAAATATGCCTTATAGTTTAAGGATTGTGGATGACCATTGAAATTTTTTGTTGCCCCTAGGATTACCATACCATATCATTGTGGCATATAACTCTACAACTTTATGTAGAAAAGCACCAAGACTTTCCACACTATTAATATTGCACTCGACGTATGCAAAGGCAAATGGTTATCCGTTCTACAGCATTAGAATCTCCAACAATTGACATTCCAACTAAGATGACGGAAACATTTGGAGCATGAGCCTTTAAGAGTGGTGACTACTGTGTAATTGTATTGTTGTAACCAAATGTATCAAATAAGTCAAAGTAAAGGAAGATGAATTTAAATGAGGGAAGCTTGTAATTTTGATCTACACTTTCATCTCCCAACACGTTAAATTTAAGCTCTTTGCCATCTATGGTGAGATAGAAACTCCACATATCCAAAGTTGAGTTGACAAATTCTGCCAAGATTACTTGAACACCTAAATCTAAGCCTCAACTCTACA contains:
- the LOC132061202 gene encoding uncharacterized protein LOC132061202; this encodes MQHIVCIVIYLKIVAFIKVEVMYFRPLGLRVGIKRKVCGYTLVSQIAFIIRQKKRVEDLSRQQQSIISAFGREQYDQFKHEYWLRLTASIDVVRLLVNQGFAFRGHDESKSSLNRGNFLEILSWYAKHCDKIHDYVLEHAPQNDRMTSPMIQKDIVTACKIETIKAIIEELNGDYFA
- the LOC132060723 gene encoding uncharacterized protein LOC132060723; translation: MAVVLRYVDRKGFVMERLIDIVHVQDTSALSLKSAIVNLLSQNSLSLSYVRGQCYDGASNMQGEIKGLKKLIRQESFSAHSIHCFAHQLQLTLVAVSKKCIQVGELVLLVSNVWNVLGASFKRMDEFRESQKERIQEALDMGELTTGRGLYQELGLIRAGDIRWGSHYKSFCNFILMFGSIIYVLDALVVDACSPDESAKATGYLEACQTFKIAFMLHLMRDILGITDELNKSLQKKEQDIANAMLLVEVAKRRLQSLREDA